One genomic segment of Hordeum vulgare subsp. vulgare chromosome 2H, MorexV3_pseudomolecules_assembly, whole genome shotgun sequence includes these proteins:
- the LOC123427442 gene encoding polyprenol reductase 1 → MEKGDGPALQPLLCLAWLAATLPIAAAALPIPAAAGGRFLHSLLAAFSSRGKTVRPSSSSKAKFTVPQKYFLHFYVVGVAVTTSLLLAICFYAYMKMTPLLAEPSSYSTIASHLIGSNSFSFGSVLSRTMEHKYRVWRTVFVLLLMEIQVLRRLYETENVFHYSPTARMHIVGYLTGLFYYTAAPLSLASSCLPEAIDFLRGQIAEFIVKGRARMPDLVIDSPSLIKPLLKLGWCQWIGAVIFIWGSLHQIRCHAILGSLRENKDSDEYVIPCGDWFSRVSCPHYLAELVIYLGMLIASGGSDISVWFLFIFVITNLSFAAIQTHRWYLQKFEDYPRSRYAIIPFVL, encoded by the exons ATGGAGAAGGGGGACGGGCCCGCCCTCCAGCCTCTGCTGTGCCTCGCCTGGCTCGCCGCCACGCtccccatcgccgccgccgcgctGCCCATCCCCGCGGCCGCCGGCGGCCGCTTCCTACACAGCCTCCTCGCCGCCTTCTCCTCCCGCGGCAAGACCGTCAggccgtcctcctcctccaaggcg AAGTTCACAGTTCCGCAGAAGTacttcttgcatttctatgtggtGGGAGTGGCGGTGACAACAAGCTTGCTGCTTGCAATATGCTTCTATGCATATATGAAAATGACACCGCTGTTGGCAGAGCCATCGAGTTACTCCACAATCGCTAGCCATCTTATTGGGTCAAATTCGTTCTCTTTTGGCAGTGTCCTGTCGCGCACCATGGAACACAAGTATCGTGTCTGGCGGACTGTCTTTGTACTTCTATTGATGGAAATTCAGGTGCTGAGACGCCTGTATGAGACTGAAAATGTGTTTCACTACAGCCCTACAGCTCGGATGCACATTGTAGGATACCTGACAGGTCTATT CTATTACACGGCTGCACCTTTATCTCTCGCTAGCTCTTGTCTTCCTGAAGCAATAGATTTTCTTCGAGGTCAAATAGCTGAATTCATAGTAAAGGGTCGTGCAAGAATGCCAGACCTAGTCATTGATTCACCCTCTCTTATAAAGCCTCTTTTAAAGTTGGGGTGGTGCCAATGGATAGGTGCTGTTATATTCATTTGGGGATCCCTCCATCAGATCCGCTGCCATGCAATTCTT GGATCGTTGCGCGAAAATAAAGATTCTGATGAATATGTTATTCCTTGTGGTGACTGGTTTAGTCGTGTGTCTTGCCCTCATTACCTTGCTGAACTA GTCATATATTTGGGCATGTTGATAGCTAGTGGTGGATCAGACATTTCAGTGTGGTTCCTGTTCATTTTTGTG ATAACAAACTTGTCATTTGCAGCAATACAAACTCATAGATGGTACCTTCAGAAGTTTGAAGACTACCCCCGTTCTCGCTATGCGATCATTCCATTTGTATTGTAG